GGTTCACAACAAGATTGGGCTACTAGTTATGCAGGATTAATGGATGAATTCAGAATTTATAATGTTTCCCTTTCTAATAATGATGTGAAAGCATTGTACTTGTTAGAAAAAGACAATAGATAAAAAATCAGATAAACCTCTAGTTTTTTAAACTAGAGGTTTAATTATTAATCCTATTATTTTATTACGATGAAGATTTCATTATGTTTAGTAGCCCTGATTAGTCTTTTTAATTCTTGCTCGTCTTCTAGCCCAGATACAAAAGGTGGTACGGGAACTCCATTACCTACTACTCCTACAGCACCTATAACTGCTTTAACAGATACGGAAGTTTTAGACCAAGTTCAAAAAGATGCCATAAAGTATTTTTGGGATTATGCTGAACCCAACTCAAAATTAGGAAGAGAACGATATCATACAGACAATCCTAGTTTCGAAGCAAACAAAGTCACAACTGGAGGTTCTGGTTTTGGGTTAATGTCATTGATTGTTGGAATTGATAGAGGTTTTATTCCAAGAGTTGAAGCCGTAACTAGAATGACTACTGCAATGGATTTTCTTGATAAAGCGGATCGTTTTCATGGAGCTTGGGCACATTGGATGGATGGAGCAACTGGTCACGCAATTTCATTTGGTAATAAAGATGATGGTGGTGATATCGTTGAAACAGCTTTCCTGTGTCAAGGATTGATTGCTGTAAGAGAATATTTTAAAAACGGAAATACCCAAGAAATGGCATTATCGGCCAAAGCTGATAATTTATGGAAAGGGGTAGAATGGAGTTGGTATACTAATGGAGAAAACGCCATGTATTGGCATTGGTCTCCTACGTATCAATGGGAAATGAAATTCAAATTAGAAGGGTATAACGAATGTTTGATTGCTTATATTCTAGGAGCAGCTTCACCTACTCATCCAATTCCTGCCGCGGCATATCATGAAGGATGGGCAAGAAGCGGAACTATTGTAACTGGAAAAACACAATATGGAATTCCTTTAATCTTTAAATACAATACGGTTTCTGGAAATGCAGGTCCTTTGTTTTGGGCACAATATTCTTACTTAGGATTAGATCCTTCTCAATTATCGGATCAATATGCAAACTATTGGGATTTGACTCAAAATCAAGCTAAAATTATTTATACTCATTGTGTTACTAATCCAAAAGGATGGAAAGGGTATTCAGATAAATGCTGGGGGCTTACCGCTAGTTATTCTCGAAATGCCGATGGAACAACTGGGTATTCAGCTCATGATACTGATAATGATTTAGGAGTGATAACACCAACAGCAGCGCTTTCATCATTTCCTTATACTCCAACAGAATCCATGAAGTTTCTACATTATTTATATGATGAGAAAAAATCAGATTACGTAGGAATTGCAGGACCTTATGATGCATTTTCACCGAATTACAACTGGGTTACACCGCGTTATTTAGCGATTGATCAAGGAACGATTGCTCCCATGATTGAAAATTACCGTTCGGGTTTAATTTGGAAATTATTTATGAATGCTCCAGAAGTAAAACCCGGCTTAGAAAAATTAGGATTTCATTCGACTAAATATAATTTTTAAAGAATTATGAAATATAAAATTGTATTAATTGCCCTTTTATTTTCTTTTATAACGTATGCCCAAAAAGATATAAATGGAATACTAAAAACCGAAATCGTGCAAAAACACGAAATGGGTTACGCCTTACATATTCCAGTGAATACAAAAGAGAAAAAACCATTAATCATTTTTCTTCATGGTTCAGGTGAAAAAGGAACGGACATTGAAAAAGTAAAAATTCATGGGCCTTTTAAATATTTAAAAACACATGATTTAGACGCCTATGTTTTAGCTCCGCAATGTCCTGAAAATGAAGAATGGGACAATGAAGTATTGTATCGATTGATTTTAAAAATTGAAAAAGAAAACAATATTGATCCAAACCGAATATACCTTACGGGATTAAGTTTAGGTGGTTGGGGATCTTATAATCTCGCGTTTGCACATCCTAATCTATTTGCTGCTCTAGTTCCAATTTCGGGTTTTGTCGATTTAATTCAATTAGAACAGGCTTGCACGATTGCAACTATTCCCACTCATATTTTTCACGGTTTAATGGATGATGTTGTAAATCTAGATTATGCAATTGCAATTTATAAAGAACTAAAAAAATGCAATGGAAATGTAGAGCTAACCATTTTTGATGATTCAGGACATGATAGTTGGTCTCGAGTATATGACAACAAAGAAATTTATGATTGGATGTTCCAACAAATAAAAAAACAATAAGAAATGAATAACAAATTTATCATAGTGTTTTTGTGTTTTTCAGTCTTTGGCTTCAGCCAAAAAAAGGGAAATAAAAAAGCAGAAATTATTAAACCAAAAGCAGAGTTTGTTGCCGAATTAATGGCAAAGATGACTTTGGATGAAAAAATAGGGCAATTAAACTTACCCACTTCAGGCGATATTACTACTGGTGCGGCCAATAGTTCCAATGTTGCTAAAAATATTGAAGAAGGTAAAGTAGGCGGTTTATTTAATATAAAATCGGTTCAAAAAATCAAAGAAGTTCAAAAGATTGCTGTTGAAAAAAGCCGACTAAAAATTCCATTGCTTTTTGGAATGGACGTTATTCACGGGTACGAAACCACTTTTCCTATTCCACTTGGATTGTCTTGTACTTGGGACATGAAGTTGATTGAAAGAAGTGCTCAAATTGCAGCACAAGAAGCAAGCGCCGATGGGATTAACTGGACTTTTTCACCAATGGTTGATATTTCACGCGATCCACGTTGGGGAAGAGTTTCTGAAGGTTCTGGTGAAGACCCATTTTTAGGAAGTGCTATTGCAAAAGCAATGGTGCAGGGATACCAAGGAAATAATTTAGCAAACAACAATACAATTTTGTCATGTGTAAAACATTTTGCATTATATGGGGCTCCAGAAGCGGGTCGTGATTACAATACGGTCGATATGAGCCGAATCAAAATGTACAATGATTATTTTCCTCCTTACAAAGCGGCGATTGATGCTGGTGTAGGTTCTGTAATGGCTTCTTTCAACGAGATTGATGGAATTCCAGCTACAGGGAATAAATGGTTGATGACAGATGTGTTGAGAAAACAATGGGGCTTTAAAGGTTTTGTAGTTACTGATTTTACAGGAATTCCAGAAATGATTCAGCATGGTATGGGTGATTTACAAACCGTATCAGCACTAGCACTAAATGCTGGAATTGAAATGGACATGGTAGGAGAAGGTTTTTTAACTACTTTGAAAAAATCATTAGACGAAAAGAAAGTAAGTTTAGCACAAATTGACAACGCCGTTAAATTGATTCTTGATGCAAAATATGATTTAGGTTTGTTCCAAGATCCTTATAAATATTGTGATGTAAATAGAGCAAAAACAGAAATTTTTACAAAAGATCACAGAGCCGAAGCTAGAAATACAGCGGCACAATCCTTGGTTTTGCTTAAAAATCAAAATCAATTACTTCCATTAAAAAAGACTGGAACTATTGCTGTGATTGGCCCTTTGGCTGATGCTAAAGAAAATATGGCAGGAACTTGGAGTGTAGCTACCAATATGGATAAATCTATTTCTCTTTTGGCAGGAATTAAGGAAGTAACAGGAAATGCGAATGTGCTTTATGCCAAAGGAAGTAATCTAGATTATGATGCTGTTTTTGAACAAAACGCAACCATGTTTGGCAAAACTTTACACCGAGATAATAGAACAAGTGCGGAGTTATTAGTGGAAGCGTTAAAAATAGCTAGTCAATCGGATGTGATTGTTGCGGCTCTAGGAGAATCTGCTGAAATGAGTGGAGAAAGCAGTAGCCGTACTAAACTGGAAATTCCGCAAGCTCAAAAAGACTTATTGCAAGAATTACTTAAAACTGGAAAACCAGTTGTTCTGGTATTGTTTACAGGACGTCCATTGGTTTTAGTACAAGAAAACGAAACTGTTCCAGCAATATTGAATACTTGGTTTGCGGGTAGCGAAGCTGGTTCAGCAATTGCCGATGTTTTATTTGGTGATGTAAATCCTTCGGGTAAATTATCAGCAACATTTCCTAGAAGTGTAGGACAAGTGCCTATTTATTACAATCAAAAAAATACAGGAAGACCTCTTGGTAATAAAGAAGGAAAGTTTGAAAAATTCAGATCAAATTATATTGATGAAAGAAACGAACCTTTATATCCTTTTGGTTTTGGATTGAGTTATACCACATTTAAATATTCAAATTTAAAAATCTCATCGGAGAAAATGAACGTCAATGATACGGTAAAAGTAAGTGTTGACGTTACTAATGACGGAAATTACGATGGAAAAGAAGTAGTTCAATTGTACATTAGAGATTTAGTGGGTTCAGTTACCAGACCCATAAAAGAGTTAAAAGGATTTCAAAAAATATTCCTTAAAAAAGGAGAAACACAAATAGTGACTTTTGAAATATCAGAAGAAACATTAAAATTTTATAATTCCGAATTGCAATTTGCTGCTGAGCCGGGTGCTTTTGAGGCTTTTGTAGGTACAAATTCTGATACGGATATGAAAGTTGTTTTTGAGTTGAATAAATAGTTTGGTTTTTATTTTACTTGGTTTACCCTTCAGTTTAAGTACTGGAGGGTTTTTTTATGTAAAATTGTATGCTACTATCTGTTACTTATAAGGTAAGAATTTGCTATTTTAGCAATTCTAAAAACGTTACTAAATGAAATACTATTTCTCTTTTTTCCTTCTGTTTGCGATGAGTTTACTTCACGCACAAAGTATTCAATCTCCTTCCAATAAAATAACTTTAAATTTTAAACTTGCTGGAAATGGACAACCTGCTTACTCCGTTAATTATAAAAATAAGACAGTTATTCTTGAAAGTATTCTTGGAATAAAATTAAAAGAAAAACCAGCTTTAGACGCTAATTTTGAAATTACAACATCTACAAAAGCAACATTCAATGAGACTTGGCAACCCGTTTTAGGAGAACAAGCCAATATCGTTAATCATTACAACGAACTTACAATAGCACTAACTCAAAAAGGAACCAATGTAAAAATGAATATCATTTTTCGAGTTTTTGATGAAGGAGTCGCTTTTAGATATGATTTTCCAAGACAAAAAGAATTGAATTATTTCATCATTTCTGATGAAGAAACACAGTTTAATTTAACTGACGACAATAAAGTTTTTTGGATTCCTGGCGATTTTGACAGTAATGAATACGAATATAATGAAACCAAATTATCTGAAATTGATAATACCAAAATTAATATGAATAATGGAATTGGTGTAAAATCTATTCCAGGGAAATATATGGTTCAAACGCCATTGATGATGAAATCTCCGGCAGGATTATATCTCAATATTTTTGAAGCAGCAGTAGTGAATTATCCTGTGATGCATTTAAATGTGGGTGTAAACAATTATAAATTAACATCTCAATTAGTTCCTAATGCGATTGGAGATAAAGCCTATTTACAAACGCCATGTGTATCGCCTTGGAGAACGATTATGGTGAGTGACGATGCAAGAGATATTGTGAGTTCCAAAATGATTTTAAACTTAAACGAGCCTTCAAAAATTGAAGATACTTCATGGATCAAACCAATGAAATATGTTGGAATTTGGTGGGAAATGCATGTTGGTAAATCAACTTGGGATTATGCAGGTTCTCAAAATGCTACTAATTTTGCCGATGCTCCCAAAGCGTCAGGAAAACATGGAGCGACTACTGAAAATACAAAAAGATATATTGATTTTGCTGCTAAAAACGGTTTTGATGGCGTTCTGGTAGAAGGATGGAATGTAGGTTGGGAAGATTGGAATGGAAACTGGAAAGAGGAAGTTTTTGATTTCACTACGCCTTATCCCGATTTTGATATAGCTGCTATTTCGGCTTACGCCAAATCAAAAAACGTGAAAATGATTATGCACAATGAAACTTCGGGTTCTGTTGCTAATTTTGAGCGTCATTTAGATCGTAATTTTGAGAACATGGTGAAATACGGTTATCCAGCGACCAAAACGGGTTATGTGGGTAAAATTATTCCTCGCGGAGAATTTCACGACGGACAAACCATGGTGAATCATTTTAATTATGTTGCACGACGTGCTGCCGATTATAAATTAATGGTCAATTCACATGAATCATCACATCCTACAGGTTATGGTAGAACCTATCCTAATTATGTGGCTGCCGAAGCCGCTCGTGGAACGGAGTTCAATGCGTGGAGTATTGGAAATCCTCCAATGCATGAAACAATTTTACCATTTACAAGACTTCTAGGAGGTCCAATGGATTATACTCCAGGAATTTTTGAAATAAAAATGAGTTATTATGACAAAAATAAAACGGAACAAGTGCATACAACATTAGCAAAACAATTGGCTTTGTATGTGACTATGTATTCTCCAATTCAAATGGCAGCCGATTTGCCAGAGAATTATGAAAAATATCCCGATGCTTTTCAGTTCATCAAAGATGTCGCTGTAGATTGGGATGAAAGCAAATACCTTGAAGCAGAACCGGGTGATTATTTAACGGTAGTCAGAAAAGCAAAAGGGAAAGAATCATGGTTTCTAGGTGCAATTACTGATGAAAACGCTAGAAAATCAACAATTAAACTTGATTTCTTGACTCCAGGACAAAAATACAAAGCAACAATCTACGAAGACGCAAAAGATGCCGATTGGAAAAAAAATCCAATTGCTTACAAAATAAAAACAATGGAAGTTACGAGTAAATCTAATATCAATTTGAACTTGGCTCCAGGTGGAGGAACTGCTATTAGTTTTGAACCAATAAAATAAAAAAAAACCTGCAATATTTAAAGTAATCAGGATTTTAAAATGCGGAACCTATTTTGAAATTAACTTAACTATTTATGAAAAAAACAACTTTATTAGCGCTATTATTAATTGGAAGTTCGGCTCTATATGCTCAAAAAACGGATGAACAAGTTCTAAAAGAAATTTACAAATCAGCATTAACAAATTCTACATGTTATTCTTGGTTGGATCATTTGTCTAACTCAATTGGTTCCCGTTTATCAGGATCTGCAAATGCTGAGAAAGCAGTTTTGTATACTAAAGGGGAAATGGAAAAAATAGGTTTTGACAAAGTCTATTTGCAAGAAGTAATGGTCCCTAAATGGGTAAGAGGCGAAAAAGAAACCGCTTATATTTTAGATAATAAAACAAAAACTACGGTGCCTATTTGTGCTTTGGGTGGTTCTATAGCTACTGCTTCAAATGGACTAACTGCAGAAGTGATTGAAGTACATTCTTTGGAAGAATTAAAAACATTGGGAACAGAAAAAATAAAGGGCAAAATTGTATTTTTCAACAGACCCATGGATAACGAACAAATAGAATCGTTTCATGCGTATTCTGGTGCTGTAGATCAAAGGTACGCGGGAGCTAAAGAGGCTTCAAATTTTGGTGCTGTTGGAACCATCGTACGCTCCATGAATTTGAGATTAGATGATTTTCCACATACAGGAGCTCAGAGTTATGGTGATATTCCAAAAGCGCAATACATTCCAACCGCTGCAATAAGTACAAATGGAGCTGAATTATTAAGCAAAACACTGAAGAATAACCCAAAACTACAATTTCACTTTAAACAATCTTGTAAGCAGTATGATGATGTTTTGTCGTATAATGTAGTAGGAGAAATTACCGGTATGGAGCATCCAGAAAACATTATGGTTGTTGGAGGTCATTTAGATTCTTGGGATTTAGCTGACGGTTCTCATGATGATGGAGCAGGAGTAGTGCAAAGTATGGAAGTGATGAATATTTTTAAAAATCTAGGATATAAACCAAAAAACACGATGCGTGTTGTTCTTTTCATGAATGAAGAAAATGGTTTACGAGGAGGAAATAAATATGAAGAATTAGCTCAGAAAAACAAAGAAAACCACATATTTGCTTTAGAAAGTGATTCTGGAGGATTTAGCCCAAGAGGTTTTTCATTAGAATGTGATGCCGTAAATTTTAAAAAAATCGCCAGTTTCACTACTTTATTCGAACCATACTTAATTCATAGTTTTGTAGAAGGACATAGTGGATCTGACATTGGTCCATTAACTTCTAAAAAAATAGTAAAAGCAGGTTTAAAACCAGACTCACAACGTTATTTTGATTACCATCATGCAGCAAATGATAAATTTGATGCAGTAGATAAAAGAGAATTGGAATTGGGAGCAGCAACAATGGCCTCTTTGATTTATTTAGTAGATCAAAATGGAATTGTAGAATAATTAAAATTGTAATACTATTAAAAACCACAAGTTGATTCTTGTGGTTTTTTTATGTTTTAAAATAAATTAAGTTTTTTCTTTTTTGTGAATGCCATCCCCTAATAAAATAGAGAGAGTTTTTAGGCTCTCAGTACGTTCAGCAATTAGTTTTATTATACTGATGAACGGAATAAACAAAATCATTCCCGCAGCGCCCCATAAAATGCCACCAGCTGTAATCATTATAATGATAACAAGTGTATTTATTTTTAAACGGCTGCCTACGGCAAAAGGGAATATTACATAGGCTTCCAAAATTTGAACTATCGAAAAAACAAGAATAACACCTAATGGATACCAAATAGAGTTAAAGGTAATCCATGAAATCGCTATTGGTAATAGTGACGAAATCATTATGCCGATATAGGGGATAAAAGTAAGAATAGAGGCTATGAAACCAAACACGAAAGGGTGAGGGATTCCAATAATTGCAAGCCCAATACTGTTTAAAAGCCCAACGATTAGATAAACTAATGCCATTCCTTTTATAAAATTATAGTAAGCATTGATGGTTTCAACTAGGACTTCATGAACAGTTTCTTTTTTGTCAGATGGAAAAATTTGGTATAATACTTCAGCTAACATGCTACGATGATATAGAATAAGGGCTGAAAAAACGGGTATTATTAAAATAAAAAAAGCATACCCTGATAAGGAATATAAAATAGTTTTGAATGCTGAAAAAGTTTCTGATCCAGAATTATTTATTGCGTTTTTAAAAAAAATAGTCTGTTCTTCTGTAGTGATGCCGAAATGTTCAGAGGTGTAAACACTAACTTGAGCTAATGCTTCTAGTAACTTTATTTTAAACGGCTCCCATTCGGTTAAAAATTCATTTATTTGTAAAAAAAGCAGGTATAAAATGCCACTGCTTATAAAGAGCACCATAAAGATTGCGATTAGGATAGCAATCGTTTGACTCATTCCCTTATGTTCCATCCATTTACAAACGGGATAAAGAATGAAACTAATCAATAATGAAAAACTAAGGGGAATGAATAGTGTTTTACCAAAATAAAGAATAACACAAACGAGTACAACGGATTGTAATATCTTGGTTGTAGAAAATTTCCAACTGGTAGATCCTGTATTTGGTATTTTTGGAATTAGTATCATAAAAACACTTGAATTTTAAAGTTAGAGTTTCTTTTTTCACACAATTCCGTTTTTATAATTACTAAGAATAGTACAATATACTGCTATTAATTAGGAAAAGTTATAATAAATTTGGCTCCTTCATCTATTTTACTTTCTAAAGCGATATGACCACCTAGACTTGTTATATGGTTGTAAACTAAATATAATCCTATACCATTACTGTCAAGATTTGTATGAAATTTTTGGTGCAAGCCAAAAATCTTATCTTTTACTTTATCCATGTCAAAACCTATTCCATTATCTGTAATAATCAATTGTTTTACTCCATTGTCTAAATTAGAAGAGATAGTAATAACTGGTGATTTATCTCTTTTACCATATTTTATAGAGTTGGTAATTAAGTTCAAAAAAATGCTTTTTAAATAGGCTTTATTAAAATTAACTGTTTCAAAATTTGAAAAATCAATATTTATTAATGTCAATGAATTTTGAATTAATGAATTAATGGAAAGCAGTACTTCTTGTAAAGAGTCATTTAAATTTATTTTTTCAATTTTGGCAATGAGATCATTTTTTTTGTCCAAAATTTTAACATAATCATTTAGGGTATTTTTTAACCCATCGGATGTTGTTTTTAGTATTGAAATTAATTCAAGTGTTTCGGAATCTGTTATTTGTGAAGTATCCAAAAGTTCAAAAACGGAAAGTAAATTATTTACAGGTGATCTTAAATCATGCGCAGAGGTATAAGTAAGCTGTTTGTAATCTTCATTGATTTTTGTTAGTTCTGCAATATGGAGGTTTCGTTCATGTTCAATTTCTTTTTTGTAAGTTATGTTTTTTGCTATTGCATAAACTAATTGATCATGGTCTATAGGTAAAGACGTCCATAACAACCAAACGATTGTCCCATTTTTAGTTAAATACCTGTTTTCAAAATTGAATAATGGAATTTTCTTTTTTAGCTCATTTCGAGCCGATTCAGTACTGTTTTTGTCATCAGTGTATACAAAATCATTAATAGGTCTTGACAGTAATTCTTCTTCAGTATATCCTAGTAATTTAGAAACGGCAGGGTTTATCCTCTTAAAAAAACCATCATAACCAGCGACACATAATAAATCAGGAGACGTATCGAAAAAAATCTCAAAATTTTTGAATGTTTCTGGGTCATGATTTACCGCTTTTCCTTCAGCTCGTATCATTTGTTTAATTTTTTATTTTACTGAATTTTATAAATTAAAACTAAAACCATCTTTTAATATTACTAAAGTAACAATTATAAATTAAATAGCACCCAATTTATGAGCCAAAACTATTATAAAATAAGGGTTTTTGCTTATTTTAGAGTATAAATACCTATAGATTTAAAATAAAAAAGGAGATTGTTAGAATTAACAATCTCCTTTTTTTAAGCTAAACAACTTTAATTATATTTTAAAAATCCCTCCAAAAGCAATTAGTCTTTGAAAAAAGAAAAAGTCTTGTGAAGCACGATCTTCGGCACTTTGTGTTGTACGAATATCTTGCATATTTATATAACCACCTTTTAATTCTCCCTGAACATAAAAATGTTTGAAAAAAGTGACATTTAAACCTGCTTTCAATGAAGTTCCATATCCTGAAACATGAAAATCATCGTGGCGTTCTTTACCTAATAGTGTTGTATTCGTTTTGGGATATAATAAACCTAAACCAACACCTTCAGTTAAATTTACTTGGATTTTATCAGTATTCCCTATTTTAAATAATGATGAAATATCATCATGTCTTGAAAATTCAGTGTTCACATAATTCAAACCATCTGTATGTTCATACATCAAGAATTTTTCAGTCATTACTGTTGGAGTATTGTTGTACGTCCCATCAAACTCTGATCCAGTTGCGATTGTTCCAGTCACATTTACGGTTTGATCTTGTGTCATAACATACTTCATATGGTCCACACCAAGAGCAATGCTATAATGGTCATTAATGAAATACCCCATTCTGAAATTCGTTTGAGGAATAGTCATTCTTGTAGGATTTATATAGTCCACATGCCATCCTTTTGGTTTGTCATGTGCAGTCATGTTATCCAAAGTAAAATTGTAATCTTTACCACGAAAATTCACATCCGATTTGGTGTAGCTTTCTCTATTTCCTCCCCATGACACAAAGAATTTTCCTTTGTTGTGAGCAGTATATTTATCTTGTATTTTAATTTCTTCTTGAGCGTTTGCTATATTACAAAGGCATAAAGCTAAGAATGCTGTATATAAAAATATCTTTTTCAATGCGTGTATTATAAAAATTAAAATTTATTAACCGTTTGTCTAATAGCGACTAACTTGGTCATTAAAGCTTCAAAATAATCTAAATGTAACATGTTAGCACCATCACTTTTTGCATTTGCTGGATCAAAATGAGTTTCAATAAAAATACCATCTACACCTACAGCAATTCCTGCTTTGGCAATCGTTTCAATCATGTCTGGTCTTCCACCAGTTACACCAGCAGTTTGATTGGGTTGTTGTAAAGAATGTGTTACATCTAGTACTGTCGAAGCATAATGTTGCATAGTAGGAATTCCTCTAAAATCAACAATCATGTCTTGGTAGCCAAACATAGTTCCACGATCTGTAACCATTACGTTCTCATTATTGCAATCCAATACTTTTTGTACTGCATGTTTCATGCTTTCTGGACTCATGAATTGTCCTTTTTTCAAGTTGACTACTTTACCAGTATTGGCAGCAGCCACAACTAAATCCGTTTGACGTACTAAAAAAGCTGGGATTTGTAAAATATCTACATACTGAGCTGCCATTGCCGCATCCTCATTTGTATGAATATCAGTCACAGTTGGAACTCCAAAAGTTTCCGAAACTTTTCTTAAAATTTTTAAAGCTTTTTCATCACCAATTCCTGAAAAACTATCAATTCTAGAGCGATTTGCTTTCTTAAAGGATCCTTTAAAAACATAAGGAATTTGTAATTTATCAGTAATACCAATCAATTTTTCAGCAATTCTCATTGCCATTTCTTCACCTTCAATGGCGCAAGGACCAGCTAATAAAAAGAAATTTCCGCTGTCAGTATGTTTAATTTGTGGGATATGTTGTATGTTCATTTGAGTATGATTTTTTAAAGTGCAAAGGTAGTTATGATTTACGATTTAGTCTTTACTTATTAACATTTTTTATAGAGAATAATAGTATGTTTTGGAGCTATTTCCTGCTATACGCTTGTATCTTCTTGTTTTTAAAGAAAAAACAAGAAGGATACCGCTTCTATCAGGGCTAGGGGAGTTGTTTATTGATTATTTTTCTTCAATCCAAAGCCAACTGGAACTTTCAAAATTCCTTTTTCATAAATGTTCATATACAATAGAATAGGTTTTTTTAAACCATCCCATTTTACTTCATATACATCAAGAAATCCTGCACCCATTTCGCTTCTTTTTGTTGGGAATGGACAACAACTTTCTAATTTACTAAAGCTTATTTTTTCCCCTTTTGGTCCAGTTAAGGCATTCAAAAAACGTTCTTGATTGATGGTTTCATTTCGCGTGCTATAATAAAATACATTGATCGGATAATCTTTATCATATCCGTATTTTTTGTCTTTACTATACTCGGTAATTACAAAAGTATTATCAGAGGTTAATTTTGGAATTGGGGCATTATCATCAACGTTTTTCAAAGTTGACTTGGTACTTACACATGAAATGGCAAATGATACTAATGCAAAATAAAGCAGGACTTTTTTCATGATTGTGATGAAATTAGATTCTTTTAAATTTATTGTAGTACAAATATACTGAGAACTATATAGGGGATTACTACTACAATAAATATTTGTGATGAAATTCTTAGAATTGTAAATAGTAGAATCCTTACTTTTGCATCAAAATAGAATTAATTATGGG
The Flavobacterium sp. WC2421 genome window above contains:
- a CDS encoding M28 family peptidase, which translates into the protein MKKTTLLALLLIGSSALYAQKTDEQVLKEIYKSALTNSTCYSWLDHLSNSIGSRLSGSANAEKAVLYTKGEMEKIGFDKVYLQEVMVPKWVRGEKETAYILDNKTKTTVPICALGGSIATASNGLTAEVIEVHSLEELKTLGTEKIKGKIVFFNRPMDNEQIESFHAYSGAVDQRYAGAKEASNFGAVGTIVRSMNLRLDDFPHTGAQSYGDIPKAQYIPTAAISTNGAELLSKTLKNNPKLQFHFKQSCKQYDDVLSYNVVGEITGMEHPENIMVVGGHLDSWDLADGSHDDGAGVVQSMEVMNIFKNLGYKPKNTMRVVLFMNEENGLRGGNKYEELAQKNKENHIFALESDSGGFSPRGFSLECDAVNFKKIASFTTLFEPYLIHSFVEGHSGSDIGPLTSKKIVKAGLKPDSQRYFDYHHAANDKFDAVDKRELELGAATMASLIYLVDQNGIVE
- a CDS encoding AI-2E family transporter, with amino-acid sequence MILIPKIPNTGSTSWKFSTTKILQSVVLVCVILYFGKTLFIPLSFSLLISFILYPVCKWMEHKGMSQTIAILIAIFMVLFISSGILYLLFLQINEFLTEWEPFKIKLLEALAQVSVYTSEHFGITTEEQTIFFKNAINNSGSETFSAFKTILYSLSGYAFFILIIPVFSALILYHRSMLAEVLYQIFPSDKKETVHEVLVETINAYYNFIKGMALVYLIVGLLNSIGLAIIGIPHPFVFGFIASILTFIPYIGIMISSLLPIAISWITFNSIWYPLGVILVFSIVQILEAYVIFPFAVGSRLKINTLVIIIMITAGGILWGAAGMILFIPFISIIKLIAERTESLKTLSILLGDGIHKKEKT
- a CDS encoding PAS domain S-box protein, producing MIRAEGKAVNHDPETFKNFEIFFDTSPDLLCVAGYDGFFKRINPAVSKLLGYTEEELLSRPINDFVYTDDKNSTESARNELKKKIPLFNFENRYLTKNGTIVWLLWTSLPIDHDQLVYAIAKNITYKKEIEHERNLHIAELTKINEDYKQLTYTSAHDLRSPVNNLLSVFELLDTSQITDSETLELISILKTTSDGLKNTLNDYVKILDKKNDLIAKIEKINLNDSLQEVLLSINSLIQNSLTLINIDFSNFETVNFNKAYLKSIFLNLITNSIKYGKRDKSPVITISSNLDNGVKQLIITDNGIGFDMDKVKDKIFGLHQKFHTNLDSNGIGLYLVYNHITSLGGHIALESKIDEGAKFIITFPN
- the kdsA gene encoding 3-deoxy-8-phosphooctulonate synthase yields the protein MNIQHIPQIKHTDSGNFFLLAGPCAIEGEEMAMRIAEKLIGITDKLQIPYVFKGSFKKANRSRIDSFSGIGDEKALKILRKVSETFGVPTVTDIHTNEDAAMAAQYVDILQIPAFLVRQTDLVVAAANTGKVVNLKKGQFMSPESMKHAVQKVLDCNNENVMVTDRGTMFGYQDMIVDFRGIPTMQHYASTVLDVTHSLQQPNQTAGVTGGRPDMIETIAKAGIAVGVDGIFIETHFDPANAKSDGANMLHLDYFEALMTKLVAIRQTVNKF
- a CDS encoding 2-dehydro-3-deoxyphosphooctonate aldolase; the protein is MKKVLLYFALVSFAISCVSTKSTLKNVDDNAPIPKLTSDNTFVITEYSKDKKYGYDKDYPINVFYYSTRNETINQERFLNALTGPKGEKISFSKLESCCPFPTKRSEMGAGFLDVYEVKWDGLKKPILLYMNIYEKGILKVPVGFGLKKNNQ